The genomic interval TATATTTATGATCTATGTACTGTTTAattgttaaggaaaaaaataaaaaaattatatataaatatgtggtataaaaatgatgaatataatttttttaaaatatcttcatggaaaaaataatctttaaattttttaaaaattataataatatttttatcaaaattatatttttattcatttaatgaaaaatttgtatatacaatctttatttagaaattgcaaataaaatttgtcTCTTTATCGCGGTGAAGAGCACAGGCAGAAGAGTGGTACAAAGGGGAAGCTTTCGTGGTGGGTCAGGAGTggcttaattttcttctttcagtTACGTGTTGCAATCGAATTAGTCACAATAATGCTTGTCTTTATATCCTACTCTTCAAGAATAAcgttaatgtttttatttttttattttttattttttgtaaccTTGTGATTTAATGAGAATCACAGCTGTGGGAAGAATGAATACAAGTTGAAGATAAGAAAAAAGTGGCCACACTAACGAAGCTCTATTGCATAAATCCAAatcaacataataataataagctaTCTTGAAAAAAATGACATTGAATTTATTCTGTTCCACATAAAGATGGCCATCGTAATTtacttctataaaaaaaaatgttatctatacttataattttacctATATAATCATATGTACTAACTTATCAACtattaaaattgtgaaaattttaaatttcagaatttaaaacttgaatttaaaaaaaaaaaaaattgatagaataAAACTGTCACTTAATACGTATAATATTGTGTAaagttgtgtatatatatatatatatatatatagctctactcctataatatgttttaatttataaaaaacgAGGAATGACATATATGACTAGATgagaaatattatgtttttaataaaaattataaaatataaatttctaaaaaaatataaaggagtaatgctagagagaagtcatTGTAGCAATGTATACTTTATACTCACTACATGACTACttttaattgattattttcaacactcatttaagaaaatatataatctagataatatcacattatatatataaaataaatatttttaataataatttttatctatatttattcataaataaactatgaagaagaaaacaaagataataATGGACGTGTTGTCCGAATAGTCTGTAGGAAAGGAATCTTCGTGCTTTCTATCTTAGTACCCTTTTGTTGTCTAGCACAACTTGCAGCATGCCCAGCAAATAAAAGAACGGTACGTATCACAATCACATTCGCAACCTACCTACTGTAGCATTCTCCCATGTAACCTTTATATCGTCTATTATCCTCTCTGTTGTTCTAAACGGCCTGAAATATCTCTGTGCAAATGGACCGCCTTTTTCTCTTCGCTGTCTTCAGTCTCTTCCTCGTATCCTCTGCGGTCGATGATAGCGATGGTGGTGGCGATGACCCACTGATCCGTCAAGTGGTGTCGGAGGGAGAGGATCTTCTCCTACATGCCGAGCGTCATTTCTTGACGTTCAAGGCCAGGTTCGGTAAGAGCTATGCCAGCCAAGAGGAGCACGACTACAGATTCGGCGTGTTCAAGGCCAACGTGCGCCGAGCAAAGCGACACCAGAAGCTGGACCCTGGCGCCGTACACGGCGTCACCAAGTTCTCTGATCTCACTCCGGCCGAGTTCCGCAGAAATTTTCTCGGACTGAAGCGTCTCCGGCTCCCGGCTGACGCTCACAAGGCTCCGGTCCTTCCCACCAACGATCTCCCCACAGAATTTGACTGGCGCGATCACGGTGCCGTCACGGGGGTCAAAGACCAGGTATATAGAAAATTTTGGTTTATTATTTTCACCCTGTATctccttaaaattttaaacatcgACGCAAactagttttttgtttttattttatgttattttgtgtGTGTGGGTGGGAATTAGGGTGCGTGTGGATCGTGCTGGTCGTTTAGTACAACAGGGGCGTTGGAAGGAGCTCATTATTTGGAGACTGGGGAGCTAGTGAGCCTGAGTGAGCAACAGCTTGTGGATTGcgaccatgaggtttgactctctctctccccttttttCTATCGAGGCCTCTGCTTACCAAAATGTTTATAATTCTAATATTAAAGCATTACTATTGGTATtatcaaattcatttttaaaattggatagaaagtacatattttacataaatttaaaacttccTTATCCATAATCTCACGTTGAATTAatcattagattcatcaaaatcataatataatattattaataataatattttttaataataatatttttattttcatattttacaattacactaactatatatacattaataatttaatttgatatttaaattattgatacTAACCAGAGAGTCATTGCATGAATTATAAGAAATGtaagaaaaacattttataataaaataataagaatagagaATAAATAATGAGTCTTTAAATATAGAGATGAAAACTAAGATAATGTATCTCAAAGCTTGAGCTTTGATGGTATACCGAATCCAATGCCAACAATTTAACCcccaaatatcaaattttgatgaaaccTCCCTTTTGATGAGACCGATGCTGGTGCTCTTATGGGCATCAGGAAAGGTCACTGATAATCTATTCGGTTTGAACTCAATTCTTATGCTTTTCATGTTTGAAAATGGATTTGAGCATCTAATTTGTAATAGAAACAAATCTTGtggaagaatattatgagatagtACACATTTTTCTCAAGGCAGATGTTCACCATACTAAACAGTCATCTTATTCATTGATCTAAAGAAGTACATGTCCAACGATTTGTTAACTCATCTCCAACGCCCGTGGCTGAGGCCCGTGTCCTCTGCGGTACCTAAACAAGGCCAAAAGGATTGGCCTCTTCTCTTTAATTACTATACTTTTCAAGGCATGTCCTCGAATACAACTGCCCCCATATATCCACTTGTTTATTTAGTGGGTTTgatgcaaaagaaaaaccattttTTATCCAACAATAACACGTAAGAAGTTCAAAGGTGATCATAGTATCCCGCACGACACCACAAGTTTTCTACGGGGCAGTAATGATTATGGTTCCGACTTTCtaatacttttttaaagttataGCACAAGTAATGATGATTTTATCTGCTTtaatcagagaaaaaaaatgattagaCCCCCATCAGATATGAAAACAAGATCATGTCTTGAGGCATTGTCAAAAGGCATGGAGGAACCTAGGCTACATTAAGGGGCCACTCTAGGAGACACTATAATGGAGACACAAGGCACGTATAAAGGAGCTATAGATCCAAGCTAGAATTCCACCCCAACTAAGAGACAAAAGGAGAATACAAAATCAACAAAGGTGGCTAGAGAAAAAGTCCATGTGCTAAAGGAGGTTAATATGAATGTACCAATGACCAATCAAGCAAGAACATGGAAGATAAGGGCACGTGACCATCTTTCAAGCCAAGTGGCGCTTGAAACTGAGTGCTTTTAGTTGAGAGGCCTATGCAATGATGATGAGTACAATTTCCTACAAAGAAGTGGGTGTGACAAAGTTTATCCTCGAGGGTAGGACAACAACTTCCATTAATGCAACAAAACCAACaactaaaaaaaaccaaagcatCGTTGAACTGGAACCCTAGAACAATTCAAGGTTAAATACAAATTGTAGAATCCCAAGACCACCATAGCTCCAATCAGTTTGAGATGCATTTAGTAAGTTTACAACTTGCATGGCATCTCCCTCAAGGATAAATTTTGTCACACCCACTTATTCGCAGAAAATTGTACTCATCATCATTGCTTAGGCCTCTCCACTAAAAGCACTCAGTTTCAAGCACCTCTTGGCTTGAAAGATAGTCACGTGCCATTCTCTTCCATGTTCTTGCTTGATTAGTCATTGGTACATTCATATCAACCTCCCTCCTTTAGCACATGGACTTTTTCTCTATACACCTTTGTTGACTTTATATTCTCCTTTTGTCTTTTAGTTGGGATGGAATTCCAGCTTGGATCTATAGCCCCTTTATGCGTGCTTTGTGTCTCCATTATAGTGGCCCCTTGATGTAGCCTAAGTTCCTCCATGCCCTTTGATAATGCCTTTAAACAGGATCTTGTTTCCTGATGGGGtccaatcatattttttttttctattaaagtaGATAAAATCATCATTATCTGTgctgtaatttgaaaaagtattaAGAAATTGAAACCATAATCATTACCGCCCCATAGAAAACTTGTAGTGCCGTGTGGGATAATATAATCACCTTTGAACTTCCTACATGTTATTCTTGGATAAaaaatggtttttcttttgcatcAAACCCACTAAATAAACAAGTGGATATATGGGGGCAGTTGTATTTGAGGACATGCTCATAGATCATAGTTATACAACCAATTAAACAACAAAGAATGATCAATAATACCTTCATAACCTTTGAAAGCTAATTAATTCAATAcaataaaatttcaattatcatATTCATCCATAGTCTTTAACTTAATTGGAACACCTAAAACAACTTCCTCAATCAATGACACAATAGCCCTCACAAAAATTGAATACCAAGCCTTCCCAGTCCCTTGGTTAAGCTTTCGCACAACATCGGCCCCCATCTTCATGTGAAAACGATGTCATTGCTAGCAGCAACAGAATACACCAGAGAACAAGCCTTCACCACCGTACTACACTGCTGCCGCCTCAAGCCACCACCTTTCCTCACGGTAAACCACTTTCATCTTCTCTGTATCTTCCCCTCACGTCGCTTTTAGCCACCATGACCCTCCCATGTTCAACCTCTCTGAGTGCCAAGACCACGATACCATTTTCTCTCTCAGGACTTGACCCACCCTTACAACTCTCACTAACTCTGTCTCTCTCGCTCATTATCCTTCGTTTATTTCTTTCACATATCAGAACAAACAACACCATGAACAAACCAACCTTATCGTAGCTACCGCAACCACTGcacctttgaaaaaaaaacccacagcACCATAGTTGAAAGCCAATCACAGAAGCTAGAGCACACGACATCAACCCAAGCATGCATGCCCTTCTACGTCCAAGAGTTGCCACAATGATCACCTCCACAAGCCTCCTCCACCACCAACTTCCTCAACACGAAAACCATCTTCCCGCAACCTACATCTTCTGCTCAGCCACTGGTCATCGCCAAATAGCATCCACTACAGCCCATTTTTCCTCCACTGAGAACCACTGTCGCCAGCCACCCTGCTTCCTCCACGGTCAAGCAAACACAAAAGGTACCTCTGTTTTACTTCCCGAAAATAGAGCAGTTTCTCTTCTGCTTACTGCCGTTCGACGCAACCTAGCCGAACGACGCCGCCATCAACCTCCATCCAAACCACTGCCGCATGCATCCTTCACCTCATGTTTGGCCGTCGCCGCACCATCACCTCAGCCTAGCATCTGTTGACCTCCCACTGTGCCGCTATCTCTTTGTTCGTCCTTGGGTAAGTGATGCCGCCGCACATTAGAtgatttccctctctcttttctctttctcactctctctctatctcagcTTCACCACCCTGCATGATGCCACCATCGCCGATCTTGGTTTGATCGCCTCGAGTGGCAATCGCATGACCTACTTCTCTCACACGGTGgcctttatttttgttggtaaGCTGCCGCTCGAATACTTCTGCATGAGCTACATTTCCTAAACACCCGGTGACAATCCACCAAAAAAGAAGATACagagaatagagagagaagaaga from Juglans microcarpa x Juglans regia isolate MS1-56 chromosome 4S, Jm3101_v1.0, whole genome shotgun sequence carries:
- the LOC121263002 gene encoding cysteine proteinase 15A-like codes for the protein MDRLFLFAVFSLFLVSSAVDDSDGGGDDPLIRQVVSEGEDLLLHAERHFLTFKARFGKSYASQEEHDYRFGVFKANVRRAKRHQKLDPGAVHGVTKFSDLTPAEFRRNFLGLKRLRLPADAHKAPVLPTNDLPTEFDWRDHGAVTGVKDQGACGSCWSFSTTGALEGAHYLETGELVSLSEQQLVDCDHECDPEEYGACDSGCSGGLMTSAFEYTLKAGGLEREKDYPYTGTDRGTCKFDKSKIVASVSNFSVVSIDEDQIAANLVKNGPLAIGINAVFMQTYVGKVSCPYICSKHLDHGVLLVGFGSAGYAPIRFKEKPYWIIKNSWGENWGENGYYKICKGHNACGVDSMVSTVAAIHTTTE